The Ptychodera flava strain L36383 chromosome 7, AS_Pfla_20210202, whole genome shotgun sequence DNA window ACAAGTACCGACAGAGCTTGGTGTTTGTTGACGGTGTAAAAAGATGCTGCGATTCCTGTCAAAAAGGtgagaaacaaaatttacagttcTTTAGACTTTTATATGGATGTTAGTTTTATATCGCCCGGTTCCGCCTGTACCTGCGCACCAGGGATACCTAACCACTAAATTTGGCTATTCAAGAAGTGCATATCAGTATCGTGTTAAAAGACTGACAATAAAACCAAACTCTTTTTCtgcatttcaattattttacatGATATTGAACTTGATCGATGTCAAATACACATTTAATCACATGAGTTGAATTGGTTAGAGTGGCGGGGCAATTACTATATACTGAACATTATAACCCATCGCTCACTAAGATTGGGAGACTGAAGAATGTTTAACGTAATTCAACAGAATACCTTAACCTAAATATCTAACTCCTGTGCTCAATGTAACTTGTACTTTCAAAACCTGTATAAAAGGACGTTCTGGTTAGCTTCCCGGTGTCACGCTGTGGATACTGGTGTTTGTGTGCAAATTGGATAAAACTATTCAAACACTGAATAACAATGTCACAAGACaaaaaaggacagaaaaaatatcaattcgAAAGAAGGTTGTGACAAggatgaaatatttatcaaactttacTGCACAGCTGACCTTCATTTGAACACTGTAATCAATAATACTGTGACATTGCACATTAGAAATCCTAATGAAACGAGATGCgtttacaaaatgtcaaaattgaagTGTACACAACCGAAAAGAAAGATCTGCTTTGTATAGAATTATCTTAAACTTGACCTTAAACTTGAACCTTGTAGGAGATACATGAAGGAAGTGTGTGATATTGACAAACCACACACAACGACGTGTTTTGAATGTCACTATGGAACGTACACAGACCTTCCAAATCTGAGAGAAAGTTGTATGCCACATGTTCGCTGTGACTACACCAAACACATGGTGGTGAAAATTCCAGGTTCCAGAATCAGAGATTACGTATGCGAATGTGAACCTGGGTACTATGAATTAAATAGTGGACTTTGCAAGCCATGGACTAAATGTCCGAAGGGAAGTGGTGTTGTAAAACCAGGTAACTTTCAGTTTTGTCCATGAAAGCAAGTAAGAAATACACACTtattttgaatatgttgcaCTATTAGAACAGAATTTGTTACTTTGAATTGCCAAGCGTTTGAATCCTGATAATTGAAAGTTctgacatagaaggcacaaattACACGATTagtaaattcaaacatttgtaGCCTTCTGGGtacttgaaaaattgaaatcctAAATCCACATGCTTGCAATGCAAAaccagaaaaaatatcaaatcttaGAAGTTCAACGAGAAGGAGAAATGCGCATCTTGATGTCCCAATCACCCAGTCCCACGATCATGGTCTATTCCTAAATTGGGATGGACACTTTTTAAGCAATTTCAAAGACAACAAACATAGTTTGAGGGCGTGTGTACATATCCAAATTACATGCTATTTCGCCAGAAGACATATTCTTACCTACCAATGCTTTATCACAACACAACCATTCAGTTTTCAGTGCAACATTACATCTGATCTTACCCTAGACCACTTTTGTTgtgaacacattttatattcatattttgtcaGGAGACTCACAACATGACTTAGAATGCCGAGTGTGCCCGAATGGGACATTTGCAAACGAATTTGACCGGATAGCAGAGTGCTTGCCGCATCGAAAGTAGGTAGTTTTGGGATATTGTTACTAATTTTTGCTTGGAAAAGAATGTCCAGACGGAGGAAGATATCTAATAGATTGCAAACTTCATTTTATCCTGAGATAAAACTTCAGTAGGATACTACCACTCAATTCTCTTTAAAAACTTAAAACTTCATGACACACAAAGAACACTCATAGACACCATTGTTCTGATCGGACACTGCCTCCGCATTTTTGCTTTTCCTACCACAGAGAAAATAGAATTCTAACATTAACTAAAATATTACAGAGGAACGATATCTTGAAAGTCAAATAAAACTTTCGCTGTACTGCTGACCTGTGTTTGCAGTTTTCGGATATCCCCTGGCTCACTGACTCAACTTTGTAGCtgtaaaaatgatatatttgcTGCCATAATTCCAAAATACAAGTGGGGCAATTTGTGCTTTAATACTGCTCGGTGTCATTCTTGTGGAGATATATTCATGTGTAAATTATATAATATGACCAATGTTCGTCATATTATCCAAATGAATAAAGGAAAAGTAGTACTTCCACACATGGATTGTGCctaagttttaaaaaatactcGACAACCGAATGAGATATTAGGAACGATATGATTTTTCACTGACACGTGTCATATTGTATGCTTCACTGTTAAATAGCTGTGAAAGTGAAGGCTTGGTAACAGTAAAGAATGGAACGAACTCGGAAGACGCGGTATGCGAAGCGCCATCGACGACAACAGTTTCTGCAGGTATAGTCATGGCAACATGATTGTCGATCGACATTATTTTACCAACACTCCAGTCCTAAATCCCTGCTTCTCTTATTACTTTGTGTTGACACTGACTATTTACTTGTTGTCAGTCTTTTAACGCCTTAAAGTTGAATCCAGTTAATCTATCTGTTAAGAGTTAAAGTTGATGAAAACCTCTTAATATTTCTTTTAATCGACaagataaaaatttgaaaatataaaagacaACATGGCGGGAAACACCTCTTATTTAATTGAGGAATGGCTTATGATTCAAATACGTTGGCCTATTCATGAGTGACAATCAATATTTCAATACAGTTTTGTTGTCATTATGTAGCCAGTACTTTTCTACGCTGCTGCTGGTCTGGACTCATTTTCAACCTTCTGCAGCGAATGAAGTTTTCCGTGTCTTATGTTTGTGATAAACCAAAAAGGAATGTTTCCCACAAGTTAACTCAGGATGAAACAgctatttttgaatttcgaaaattcGTTAATTTTGGTTAATAGTTTCACTTTGACGTTAACCCCTACTTTTTATTCCTGGTTACAAAGACAgttgtttaaagttttcttaaggaatttttgaggaaaagtttttatttctgtttcagaACACTCAGTACCTTATTGTCtattgttgttttatttctttttctcaAGGGATTTATTCTTTAACTCTGGTACCATCTTATCAGATCGACGTATATATCTAGGAGTTATAGTCTCTGTCATATTATTTTGCCTGGTTATTTGTGGCTTTGTCATCGGAAGATGTATTTGTCAACGATATCGCTCAAGTCAAGGTATCTAATAAAAATGTCTTTGTCAGTATTCTAGAAACATCGTTTCATAACACAAATGGTTTCAGTCGTGTTTAAGTTATCATGAGATATGTAAGTTTTAGTTCATTGCATTAGATAAGCAAACAAAAGAAGTTCATAATGCAAAGTTTATTTTGATTGTAATTGAGCTCTAAACTGATGTGACTGCCATcacttaaaattttgaatttcatttgacaaacaATTATATTCGTATTTAAAAACAGTGACACTAAAGTGTGTTTTCATTGTGTACACAGGAAACAGACCTGCTTGTGTGCCGGCGATAGAGGGCGACGGTATGTCAGATACGGATACCCTGCCACCTGGTGCTGAAGCCGCTAAGTAAGGAGAAATTTCTTGATCCGCCAAATCAAATTCGGTTTACACCTGCTGAGTGAAACAAGTAATCATTTAGTCTACAATCTGACCGTGTGTTTAGACTCTGCGAACCTAAAGCTGCAATATTTATAGCACGCTCTTGATATTTTGCCGTGGTGACATAGGGACACCACTTGCAACAAACTAGTCGTAAGTTAAATAATCGTAACTGACCTTAGGAAAACTGACAGAGTAACGACCCACGCTAAATAATAATACAATTTATGATTGATTGCATGTGGAATCCATCCTTGCCTCTCAATGTCATCAGGGTGGCAGTGCTttaatgtgcaatattttgcaatgtttgcTCAAAGTCCATaaattagggactggacataaattacaggggggaggggtgggccggtgtttttcgaaaaacagctgcgtcaaaaatagtgacccttcaaaagttcatgcacaaaaattagtgaccgccccccttatccgtgcatgaaaataagtgaccctcccctgttactcaatacccccaaacAAACCCGCAGTGTGttcaagacccccttctgacttgctatactttttaaatcGCCATCCCGAAGGGAAGGctaaatgtggccgatataacgcgttgtccaaaaactatcaaatcatatgtgtgataattcatgtaaatgtacttcgcttgaagtggcaggtaaaaagtgcatgcctgtacaaaaaatgtaattttaaatttcatcgatataatgtttattcactatacatggtagtcgactATTAGAAAACTATggacgtgtattttccagtataaaacgagcaatatctgttcatctatagatgtttaataactgatataggtatacttgattagcatgggttgtttacaagttcaCATGTgaaaagatatttgattttggaatttcactcaaaatgttgatccactatacataggagtctacgACAAAActctaaaaaaaattttttagaattaaaaatatgcaatatttgtgcatatatggaccctgaataattgacataattatgcttgattagaagatctgtgtacaataactttgtttttggaatttcgcataaaatgttgatccattatacattgcagtctatgacgaaactatgaataatttttttaaaatacaaaacttggtattaAGGGCGAATGGTTCATCAGCCAGACTGTGCCCACGAATAatacaattttgggaccaatcctgacgggtgtagcatgctagcagggtacgcttacccattccggacacctggtaccaccactaattatcagtggttcaggatggtcctactcaAATTTGTATATCACTATTGTCCCATGGacatggtaatatattaccttgaatggaaacgattattggaccagttttatgtcatattggcaaatctgtgtatttaagtatgcttgattattgatatttatggtcttgattagactagagtggttacaagtccatgtgtgtgcaagaaatttgatttttgaatttcaccgaaatgttgattcactacacaTGACAGTCTGTGATGAAAtcctatgaatattttttttaaacacaaaaataggaaaatctgtgcatttatgtacactcaattattggtacttatgttcatgattagactagagtggtttcaagtcaatggttgtgcaagaaatttgattttggtatatcacttaaatgtcgattcactatacgtGGCAGTCTATTGTGAAactattaataatttttttccaatacgaAACTAGGTAAATCAGTGCATtaatgtacacttgattattggtattaatgttcatgattagactagaatgctttcaagtcaatggttgggCAAGAACTTTGATTTGGGAATTTCACaccaaatgttgattcattatacatggcagtctatgatgaaaccctatgaataatttttttccaatacaaaaataggaaaatctgtgcatttatgtacactcaattattggtatcAATGTTCATGATAAGagtagagtggtttcaagtcaatggttgtgcaagaaatttgattttggaatttcaccgaaatgttgattcattatacatggcagtctatgatgaaaccctattaacaatttttttccaatacaaaaataggaaaatatgtgcatttatgtacactcgattattggtattaatgttcatgattagagtagagtggtttcaagtcaatggttgtgcaagaaatttgattttggaatttcaccgaaatgtccattcactatacatggcagtctatgatgaaactatgaataatttttttccaatacaaaactaggtaaatctgtgcatttatgtacacttgattattggtattaatgttcatgattagagtagagtggtttcaagtcaatgagtatgcaagaaatttgattttggaatttcactgaaatgttgattcacaataCATGACAGTCTacgatgaaactatgaatacttttttccaatacaaaactaggtaaacctttgcatttatgtacacctaattattagtattaatgttcatgattagagtagagtggtttcaagtcaatgggtatgcaagaaatttgattttggaatttcactgaaatgttgattcacaataCATGACAGTCTacgatgaaactatgaatacttttttccaatacaaaactaggtaaacctttgcatttatgtacacctaattattagtattaatattcatgattagactagagtggtttcaagtcaatggttgtgcaagaaatttgattttggaatttcaccaaaatgttgattcactatacattgtaggctataaggaaactacaaataactcataggttatctgatcctaaattgttattcaaaagttgttcgacctgaagcttccagttgttactgatgacactatgcactattctgaatagtttgtattctgtcaatgtcctcaaaaaataaaaaatgtacatacagcgacatgaacgtttgacaccgacctacacccaatgtattgtcaatgggagaatgatatcaaataagtgatctcccaaatttttattgaaagagtcattataggggacagttatgcacaatagaggagttgaataagtagaaatcatgacaacttaaatcaatgtggctgcttggatcatcaatacattgtttattatacctgaaatttgcgcccgaagggcgcgccgaaaatggaaatggcagaaattgaaagtgccaggaggtattttttcttttttcagtattccatattcttcaatatgtgcacatgcaatttcagctttgatgcatgaaaaaaggtgaccctcccccataggcttgcacaaaattttatgacccttcaaaaatgcttgcgcgaaaaatggcgacccacccaaaaaaaacaccggcccacccccacacccccccctgtaatttatgtccagtcccttaatcAAGAGCACTATTCGTAATTGTGGGTTTACACAGCCTGGAATGCATAACCAAAATTTGGCTCAGTCAAAACAACATGTCAATAAGCGAAATCACTGTGATTTCCTACTTGAGAAGATAAATCTGCAGCATGATTCAATTTAGCTTTCATTACCATCGAATTGATCCTCTTATTTTTTTAAGCAAAGAATATTGTTCTCCCCTTGCAGTTTTCTTGCCCTCAGCTTTCCAATAACAATTTTACAttgatttttctttttcagtgaAATAGTAAACAATAAACCTGACAAAGTGTTATATTACTGTTGGAAATCTGACAGAAATTTATTCGTCCTGCTGAGAAAAGTTTTTTTGCAACCATTTGTATGCACTTCGTCGAATTTGCGCTCTCGTTTGTGCAAACGCATTTTCCTGGTTTGCGTATGCGCCCATCATTGTCTCAAGCATCAGTGTCGGCATGCTCCGCTAGAATACTGTGTATGTTCATCATGACAGCATTGACATTGAAGTTCAGAAAAGTTCTCTTCTTCAACTGTGAATCAGCAAACATACTTGTTCTTCATCAGTGCCCACACTTGATTTGATGAAAGACAAGTGATTCATTCGAAACATGTCTGTTCACAGTGGAAGAAGAGAACTTTACTGTACTTCAATGCTGCACTTTGCTGCATAAGCATAAAATAAACACCTATTGTCTATGAATGAATATATTACGGTAGAAATAGAACTGAgtgtttaaaacaaaaaaattctaaaagcTAAGCATAACTCTAACAAAACAATACTCAAACGGCTCAGCGAAACAGCGAATTGGTTTGAAGGGAAAGTTTTAAGATAGAAACCCATGACATCTTTTCCATCCCTTTCTAGTTTTCAATCGCTTGAGAACGGAACTGGACCATCTGGTGCAAGACGTTTCTCCGCTGGAACATCGTAACCAATAATACATCTGATAACACAATGGTGAAATTTCCTGTTGGAACGTCAGATTCTGATTACAGAGGTCATCGCCATCCGCGGAGTCAACCCTCTACTGTAGAATCTGAGTCAACTTCCACACCAAATAACATCAAGACGAAGCATGAACCACAAACACTAGGTAACTCTAGATCTTTCATTTGACCTAGTATATAGTCTGTACCTGTTATAGCGTGATATCTAGAGGTTTGTGTGCCTTCCTTTTGCATTGCTTTTGCTGACTGCAATGGGTAATAAACATGATTTCTAGTATACGGTAAATGAAAAGATCTTCAAGATAAAAGATAGGCATTTTGAACGAAGTACATTTTTGACAAGTAACAAGTGTATTTTAATAACGAGACACGGTACTTTGGCAAAGTCTGATATTACATAATCTTGTTTATTTAACGTAAATTTTATAATGGTTTGGTTGACtaataaatttgcaaaataagtaaataaataaataaatgtgtcAAGACGAAACACGATTCATCGAATTATTACAATCACCCGTACTGCATTGGTTGAGGGACTGTGTTTGAACCATATCGGCGGTGTTTACATGCACAGTGATAACATTTTCGGAAATTTAACTGGTCAACCTTTGACGTTAGGGTTACTGTAAAATAAATCGTCTCGGCAAAACTAACGCGAATACAATCAGAACGAAACTACATTAAAAAATTCGTGACATGATAAGGATATTATTTTGTCCTTCAGCTAACAACTTTTAATGACAGTTATTAGCGAAAATGTTATTTAGCTGTTTTCATGTAATGTGTGCTGTTCATGACACTTTAGCTATAGTCAGTTTCGTAAGTTTTATTAATGTTTTCCGCGTAATTTTAACAGGAGACCGTTCAGTTTTTGGAATATCGGAATCGGGCAGTCATATCAGCACGACGACACAAAATGTTTACGGTGAGACATTTCGCAACATTGTGTACATAGTATCTTCTAGGAAACCTCTCTTCGGTGCTGTAACATTCGTCTTGAGTCAAAAATCCTTATAGTTGACCAGAAGCACACTTTCAATTTCCGAGCTATCTTCAAGTCAATATACATGATGGGGCAATAGTTGCTTTATGGTAGCCGCTTTTGGCTCATGGCTGCCTCTGGGCCTAGTCCGAGATCGGACTCTGATgaccaaaatattttgtacccgtttgtttctttcttttgaCTCTTATATTATGTAAACGAACATTCagataacaatattgaaagcaGCGTTATATCCCTTTGAAACTGTCTAATTGATTATCCTTTACTATGTTTATCTACTGTAACGTGAAGGACGCATTCTGAGGTGCGGAGACGATGGTATGCCGACGTCGTCTGTGTCAGACATTCCAACAAAGGACAGACAAGTCCACAGACAAGCCGAACAAGACTCAAAGCAGAAAGAAGATCACAACGGTATGTGCAACTTTATTTCAGGAGTAATTTCCAAATAATATAATTATTTATAG harbors:
- the LOC139137625 gene encoding tumor necrosis factor receptor superfamily member 11B-like translates to MLRFLSKRRYMKEVCDIDKPHTTTCFECHYGTYTDLPNLRESCMPHVRCDYTKHMVVKIPGSRIRDYVCECEPGYYELNSGLCKPWTKCPKGSGVVKPGDSQHDLECRVCPNGTFANEFDRIAECLPHRNCESEGLVTVKNGTNSEDAVCEAPSTTTVSAGIYSLTLVPSYQIDVYI